In Streptomyces chartreusis NRRL 3882, the following are encoded in one genomic region:
- the arsB gene encoding ACR3 family arsenite efflux transporter, whose translation MTSTEAPATTEEPSVAAKLSTLDRFLAVWILLAMALGLGLGRLIPGLDDALAKVEIGGISLPIAVGLLIMMYPVLAKVRYDKLDAVTGDRRLMVSSLVINWVLGPAVMFALAWTFLPDLPEYRTGLIIVGLARCIAMVVIWNDLACGDREAAAVLVALNSVFQVVAFGLLGWFYLDLLPGRLGLGDGEHLDISLWKIALNVVIFLGIPLLAGFLTRRVGERRLGRDTYENTFLSRIGPWALYGLLFTIVVLFALQGKTITSQPLDVARIALPLLVYFAVMWFGSFALGKAIGLAYDRTATLAFTAAGNNFELAIAVAIATFGVTSGQALSGVVGPLIEVPVLVALVHVSLAWRRRFARWTERSHGPHNLF comes from the coding sequence GTGACCTCCACCGAAGCGCCCGCGACCACCGAGGAGCCCTCGGTCGCCGCGAAGCTGTCGACGCTCGACCGCTTCCTCGCCGTATGGATCCTGCTCGCCATGGCCCTCGGCCTCGGGCTCGGCCGGCTGATCCCCGGCCTGGACGACGCCCTGGCGAAGGTGGAGATCGGTGGCATTTCGCTGCCCATCGCCGTCGGATTGCTGATCATGATGTATCCGGTCCTGGCGAAGGTCCGCTACGACAAGCTCGACGCTGTCACCGGCGACCGGAGGCTGATGGTGTCGTCGCTGGTCATCAACTGGGTCCTCGGCCCGGCCGTGATGTTCGCGCTGGCGTGGACCTTCCTGCCGGACCTGCCCGAGTACCGCACCGGCCTGATCATCGTGGGCCTGGCGCGCTGCATCGCCATGGTCGTCATCTGGAACGACCTCGCCTGCGGCGACCGCGAAGCCGCGGCCGTCCTGGTCGCCCTCAACTCGGTCTTCCAGGTCGTCGCCTTCGGCCTGCTGGGCTGGTTCTACCTCGACCTGCTGCCCGGCCGGCTCGGCCTCGGCGACGGCGAACATCTCGACATCTCCCTGTGGAAGATCGCGCTGAACGTCGTCATCTTCCTCGGCATCCCGCTGCTGGCCGGGTTCCTCACCCGCCGCGTCGGCGAGAGGAGGCTCGGCCGCGACACGTACGAGAACACCTTCCTGTCGAGGATCGGCCCGTGGGCGCTGTACGGACTGCTCTTCACGATCGTCGTCCTCTTCGCGCTGCAGGGGAAGACGATCACCTCGCAGCCGCTGGACGTCGCCCGCATCGCCCTGCCGCTGCTCGTCTACTTCGCCGTGATGTGGTTCGGCAGCTTCGCCCTCGGCAAGGCCATCGGTCTGGCCTACGACCGCACCGCCACGCTCGCCTTCACCGCGGCGGGCAACAACTTCGAGCTGGCCATCGCGGTCGCCATCGCCACCTTCGGCGTGACCTCCGGGCAGGCGCTGTCCGGTGTGGTCGGGCCGCTGATCGAGGTGCCGGTGCTGGTCGCGCTCGTGCATGTGTCCCTGGCCTGGCGGCGCAGGTTCGCGCGGTGGACGGAGCGGAGTCACGGCCCGCACAACCTCTTCTAA
- a CDS encoding ArsR/SmtB family transcription factor has protein sequence MLTSVDTDLMRALADPLRLRIVTLLAEETLCTTHLVEETGARQTNLSNHLRVLREAGVVETEPCGRWTYYKLRPDVIAQLAGQLADLAAVARTAADNKRACP, from the coding sequence ATGCTGACGTCAGTCGACACTGATCTGATGCGGGCTCTGGCCGACCCGCTTCGGCTCCGGATCGTGACCCTGCTCGCCGAAGAGACGCTGTGCACCACCCACCTGGTGGAGGAGACCGGTGCCCGGCAGACCAACCTCTCCAACCATCTGAGAGTGCTGCGCGAGGCCGGGGTCGTCGAGACCGAGCCTTGCGGCCGATGGACCTACTACAAGCTCAGGCCGGACGTCATCGCCCAGCTCGCCGGGCAGCTCGCCGACCTGGCCGCGGTCGCTCGCACCGCCGCCGACAACAAGAGGGCCTGCCCGTGA
- a CDS encoding arsenate reductase ArsC yields the protein MSDKPSVLFVCVHNAGRSQMAAAWLSHLAGDRVEVRSAGSDPGDQVNPAAVEAMREVGIDISSETPKILTVDAVEESDICITMGCGDTCPVFPGKRYLDWQLEDPAGQGVEAVRPIRDDIRKLVEDLIEEIAPEKPEKPA from the coding sequence ATGTCCGACAAGCCCTCCGTGCTCTTCGTCTGTGTCCACAACGCGGGCCGTTCCCAGATGGCCGCGGCGTGGCTGAGCCACCTGGCCGGGGACCGCGTCGAGGTCCGCTCCGCCGGCTCCGACCCGGGCGACCAGGTCAACCCCGCCGCCGTCGAAGCGATGCGGGAGGTCGGCATCGACATCTCCTCCGAGACCCCGAAGATCCTGACGGTCGACGCGGTCGAGGAGTCGGACATCTGCATCACCATGGGCTGCGGCGACACCTGCCCGGTCTTCCCCGGCAAGCGCTACCTGGACTGGCAGCTGGAGGACCCGGCCGGCCAGGGCGTCGAGGCGGTCCGCCCGATCCGCGACGACATCAGGAAGCTGGTCGAGGACCTGATCGAGGAGATCGCCCCGGAGAAGCCGGAGAAGCCGGCGTGA
- a CDS encoding DNA polymerase III subunit gamma and tau — protein sequence MSSLALYRRYRPETFAEVIGQQHVTDPLQQALRNNRVNHAYLFSGPRGCGKTTSARILARCLNCEQGPTPTPCGECQSCQDLARNGPGSIDVIEIDAASHGGVDDARDLREKAFFGPARSRYKIYIIDEAHMVTSAGFNALLKVVEEPPEHLKFIFATTEPEKVIGTIRSRTHHYPFRLVPPGTLREYLAEVCQKEAIPVEDGVLPLVVRAGGGSVRDSMSVMDQLLAGAAADGVTYAMATALLGYTDGSLLDSVVEAFATGDGSAAFEVVDRVIEGGNDPRRFVADLLERLRDLVILAAVPDAAEKGLIDAPADVVERMQAQAGTFGAAELSRAADLVNEGLTEMRGAHSSRLQLELICARVLLPAAYGDERSVMARLDRIERGVNFSSQGPAGMPAMGYAPGPEGHGAAAAAPAAAPVPPGGGPAAARAAVRASGAPGGGSPGAPGGPGVGSGSGGHAPAAGGPAQAPAAARQEAQQSAVSGPPAPAEPAPTSGPTDGGRAQPAQAQPAQPPRTPPAQSPAPSDAPAAASAPAPGAWPTAASAGSGRRPGGWPTASSGAPTPASNPPAASTPAQSTPAPSAPTPSSPPPAPSAPAPTAPAPAHAPAPGGLDPRMLWPNILEAVKNRRRFTWILLSQNAQVTGFDGTTLQLGFVNAGARDNFLSSGSEDVLRQALGEQFNVQWKIEAIVDPSGGSAPQAPGGPSGFGGGQGGHGGTGGYGGGGGYNAGGGGGGYTAGTGSGSGGTATAQRSAPSQSTAPSAPAQQSSAPTRGSAAAPAPTAPVPQPSAPAPRSVSVEDDIPEDDDPDLDESALSGQELIVRELGATVVEEFSNEP from the coding sequence GTGTCGTCTCTCGCTCTGTACCGCCGCTATCGCCCGGAGACCTTCGCCGAGGTCATCGGGCAGCAGCACGTCACCGACCCGTTGCAGCAGGCGCTGCGCAACAACCGGGTCAACCACGCGTACCTGTTCAGCGGGCCGCGCGGCTGTGGCAAGACGACCAGTGCGCGGATCCTGGCGCGGTGTCTGAACTGCGAGCAGGGCCCTACCCCCACGCCGTGCGGTGAGTGCCAGTCCTGTCAGGACCTCGCGCGCAACGGACCCGGTTCCATCGACGTCATCGAGATCGACGCCGCTTCCCACGGTGGCGTGGACGACGCCCGTGACCTGCGCGAGAAGGCCTTCTTCGGACCTGCCCGCAGCCGGTACAAGATCTACATCATCGACGAGGCCCACATGGTCACGTCGGCCGGTTTCAACGCGCTGCTGAAGGTCGTCGAGGAGCCGCCGGAGCATCTCAAGTTCATCTTCGCGACCACCGAGCCCGAGAAGGTCATCGGGACCATCCGGTCGCGGACCCATCACTACCCGTTCCGGCTCGTTCCGCCCGGGACCTTGCGGGAGTACCTCGCCGAGGTGTGCCAGAAGGAGGCCATCCCGGTCGAGGACGGTGTCCTCCCCCTCGTCGTGCGCGCCGGTGGCGGGTCCGTGCGTGACTCCATGTCCGTCATGGACCAGCTGCTGGCCGGCGCCGCGGCGGACGGTGTGACGTATGCCATGGCCACCGCCCTGCTCGGATACACCGACGGCTCCCTCCTCGACTCCGTCGTCGAGGCCTTCGCCACCGGTGACGGGTCCGCGGCCTTCGAGGTCGTCGACCGCGTGATCGAGGGCGGGAACGACCCGCGTCGGTTCGTCGCCGACCTGCTGGAGCGCCTGCGTGACCTGGTGATCCTCGCCGCCGTCCCGGACGCGGCCGAGAAGGGGCTCATCGACGCCCCCGCCGACGTCGTCGAGCGCATGCAGGCCCAGGCCGGCACCTTCGGCGCCGCCGAGCTGAGCCGGGCCGCCGACCTGGTCAACGAGGGCCTGACCGAGATGCGCGGCGCCCACTCGTCCCGTCTCCAGCTGGAGCTGATCTGCGCGCGCGTCCTGCTCCCCGCCGCCTACGGCGACGAGCGGTCCGTCATGGCCCGTCTGGACCGGATCGAGCGCGGCGTGAACTTCTCCTCGCAGGGGCCCGCCGGCATGCCCGCCATGGGGTACGCGCCAGGGCCGGAGGGGCATGGGGCAGCGGCGGCTGCTCCGGCGGCCGCTCCCGTGCCGCCGGGTGGCGGTCCGGCCGCGGCCCGGGCGGCGGTCCGCGCCTCTGGAGCGCCGGGCGGCGGGTCCCCCGGGGCCCCCGGCGGGCCCGGTGTCGGCAGCGGCAGTGGCGGTCACGCGCCGGCCGCGGGCGGGCCTGCGCAAGCCCCCGCTGCGGCACGCCAGGAGGCCCAGCAGTCGGCGGTCTCGGGCCCGCCCGCTCCCGCCGAGCCCGCGCCGACCTCCGGCCCCACCGACGGCGGGCGCGCCCAGCCTGCCCAGGCCCAGCCTGCCCAGCCGCCCCGGACACCGCCCGCTCAGTCTCCCGCTCCCTCCGACGCTCCCGCAGCCGCCTCCGCCCCGGCCCCCGGTGCCTGGCCCACCGCGGCCTCCGCCGGCAGCGGCCGTCGCCCGGGCGGCTGGCCCACGGCCAGCTCGGGCGCACCCACACCCGCGTCGAACCCCCCGGCAGCGAGCACCCCAGCTCAGAGCACCCCTGCTCCGAGCGCGCCCACACCCAGCAGCCCCCCACCGGCGCCCTCGGCCCCGGCACCGACCGCTCCGGCCCCCGCCCACGCCCCGGCGCCCGGCGGTCTCGACCCCCGCATGCTCTGGCCGAACATCCTGGAAGCGGTCAAGAACCGCCGTCGATTCACCTGGATCCTGCTCAGCCAGAACGCCCAGGTGACCGGATTCGACGGCACCACCCTCCAGCTCGGCTTCGTCAACGCCGGCGCGCGTGACAACTTCCTGAGCAGCGGCAGTGAGGACGTGCTGCGGCAGGCGCTGGGCGAGCAGTTCAACGTCCAGTGGAAGATCGAGGCGATCGTCGATCCGTCCGGCGGCTCCGCGCCGCAGGCCCCGGGCGGCCCTTCCGGGTTCGGAGGCGGCCAGGGCGGTCACGGCGGCACCGGCGGCTACGGCGGCGGTGGCGGCTACAACGCCGGCGGTGGAGGTGGCGGCTACACCGCCGGCACCGGCAGCGGTAGCGGCGGTACGGCGACCGCCCAGCGCTCCGCCCCCTCCCAGTCGACGGCCCCGTCCGCCCCAGCCCAGCAGTCGAGCGCACCCACCCGCGGCTCCGCCGCGGCCCCCGCACCGACCGCCCCCGTACCCCAGCCCTCCGCCCCGGCGCCCCGGTCCGTCTCCGTCGAGGACGACATCCCCGAGGACGACGATCCCGACCTCGACGAGTCGGCCCTCTCCGGCCAGGAGCTGATCGTGCGGGAGCTCGGGGCGACGGTGGTGGAGGAGTTCTCGAACGAGCCCTAG
- the purD gene encoding phosphoribosylamine--glycine ligase has protein sequence MKVLVIGSGAREHALCHSLSHDPDVTALHCAPGNAGIAEVAELHQVDALDGAAVTALATRLGADLVVVGPEAPLVAGVADAVREAGIPVFGPSGQAAQLEGSKAFAKDVMAVAEVPTARSYVCTTPEEVDAALDAFGAPYVVKDDGLAAGKGVVVTDDIEAARAHAAACERVVIEEYLDGPEVSLFAVTDGETVVPLQPAQDFKRALDGDEGPNTGGMGAYSPLPWADPKLVDEVVQTVLQPTVDEMKRRGTPFSGLLYAGLAITSRGVRVIEFNARFGDPETQVVLARLKTPLAGLLMAAATGNLAHLEPLRWSDDAAVTVVVASHNYPGTPRTGDPITGLDEVAAQDAPHAYVLHAGTKRDGDAIVSAGGRVLSVTATGKDLTEARDRAYAAVARIHLDGSQHRTDIAAKAAGA, from the coding sequence GTGAAGGTCCTCGTCATCGGCAGCGGCGCCCGCGAACACGCCCTGTGCCACTCCCTGTCCCACGACCCCGACGTCACCGCGCTGCACTGCGCCCCCGGCAACGCCGGCATCGCGGAGGTCGCCGAGCTGCACCAGGTCGACGCCCTGGACGGCGCGGCCGTCACCGCGCTGGCCACGCGGCTCGGCGCGGACCTCGTGGTCGTCGGCCCGGAGGCGCCGCTCGTCGCCGGTGTCGCCGACGCCGTCCGCGAGGCCGGCATCCCGGTCTTCGGCCCGTCCGGCCAGGCCGCGCAGCTGGAGGGCTCCAAGGCCTTCGCGAAAGACGTCATGGCGGTGGCCGAGGTGCCCACGGCACGGTCGTACGTCTGCACGACTCCGGAGGAGGTCGACGCGGCCCTCGACGCCTTCGGTGCTCCGTACGTCGTCAAGGACGACGGGCTGGCCGCCGGCAAGGGTGTCGTCGTCACGGACGACATCGAGGCGGCCAGGGCCCATGCCGCCGCCTGCGAGCGCGTGGTCATCGAGGAGTACCTGGACGGCCCAGAGGTCTCCCTGTTCGCCGTCACCGACGGCGAGACGGTCGTACCGCTGCAGCCCGCCCAGGACTTCAAGCGCGCGCTGGACGGCGACGAGGGGCCGAACACCGGCGGCATGGGGGCGTACTCGCCGCTGCCGTGGGCCGACCCGAAGCTGGTCGACGAGGTGGTGCAGACGGTCCTCCAGCCGACCGTGGACGAGATGAAGCGCCGCGGCACGCCGTTCTCCGGGCTGCTCTACGCCGGTCTCGCGATCACCTCCCGCGGGGTGCGCGTGATCGAGTTCAACGCCCGCTTCGGCGACCCCGAGACCCAGGTCGTCCTCGCCCGGCTGAAGACGCCGCTGGCCGGTCTCCTGATGGCCGCGGCCACCGGCAACCTCGCCCACCTGGAGCCGCTGCGCTGGAGCGACGACGCGGCCGTGACGGTGGTCGTCGCCTCGCACAACTACCCCGGCACCCCCCGCACCGGCGACCCGATCACCGGTCTCGACGAGGTCGCCGCCCAGGACGCCCCGCACGCCTACGTGCTGCACGCCGGCACCAAGCGCGACGGTGACGCGATCGTCAGCGCGGGCGGCCGCGTCCTGTCCGTCACGGCCACCGGCAAGGACCTCACCGAGGCCCGCGACCGCGCCTACGCGGCCGTCGCCCGCATCCACCTCGACGGCTCCCAGCACCGCACGGACATCGCCGCGAAGGCGGCAGGCGCGTAA